DNA sequence from the Arthrobacter crystallopoietes genome:
CGTTCGGCAATACTGTGGACGGCGGCAGTGACATTCGGCTGCTCTGCAGCGGACTGCTCGGTAACGGCCGGGATCTGGGAGTCAGCTGTCTGGGTCATAGTCCGATTTTAGCCGTTATAGTCCCTGACCGTTTTCGCGTTACGTAGTCTGCCGTCCTACAGGACCACGAGGTCGTCCACGTGGATGACCTCGCGCTCATACTGGCGCCCCAGGCTCGCCCCCAGCTCTTTGGTGGATCGTCCCAGCATCCGGGGCAGCTCGTAGGAGGAGAAGTTCACGAGTCCGCGGGCAACGATGCGGCCGGCCGAGTCGGCCATTTCCACCGGATCTCCCGGCTCGAAGGTGCCCTTAACCGACGTGATCCCGGCCGGGAGCAGCGAGCGGTGGCGTTCCCGCACGGCCTGCACGGCGCCGTCGTCGATTGTCAGGCGGCCCTGGATGGAGGCCAGGTGTGCCAGCCAAAGCAGCCGCACTGGGCGGCGCGTGCCGTTGGTGCTGAACCACGTGCCCACATCCTCGCCCGCCAGCGCCGCGGCGGCATTGGCCGTTGCCGTCACAAGCGCGGGAATGCCGGACTCGGCAGCCATGGCTGCGGCCTCGACCTTGGTTACCATTCCCCCGGTGCCCACGCCGGCCTTGCCTGTGCGGCCGATGCTGACCCCGTCCAGGTCGGCGGGCCCGGCAACGTGCGCGATGCGCTTGGCCCCGGCCTTCGGCGGTCCGTCATAGAGGGCATCGACGTCGGAAAGCAGGACCAGCGCATCGGCTTTAACCAAGTGGGCCACCAGCGCTGCCAAGCGGTCATTGTCGCCGAACCGGATCTCATGTGTGGCGACGGTGTCGTTCTCGTTAACCACCGGAACGACGCCGAGGTGAAGCAACCGGTTCAGCGCCCGGTAGGCATTCGCATAGTGCTGGCGGC
Encoded proteins:
- the proB gene encoding glutamate 5-kinase; translation: MKASSQPADRTLLRTAGRVVVKVGSSSLTSVAGGISEDALLSLVDVLAARRNTGTELILVSSGAIAAGLAPLGLGRRPRDLATQQAAASVGQGLLMARYTQAFGAHGVAVSQVLLTAEDLMRRQHYANAYRALNRLLHLGVVPVVNENDTVATHEIRFGDNDRLAALVAHLVKADALVLLSDVDALYDGPPKAGAKRIAHVAGPADLDGVSIGRTGKAGVGTGGMVTKVEAAAMAAESGIPALVTATANAAAALAGEDVGTWFSTNGTRRPVRLLWLAHLASIQGRLTIDDGAVQAVRERHRSLLPAGITSVKGTFEPGDPVEMADSAGRIVARGLVNFSSYELPRMLGRSTKELGASLGRQYEREVIHVDDLVVL